In a single window of the Cetobacterium somerae ATCC BAA-474 genome:
- the ltrA gene encoding group II intron reverse transcriptase/maturase — protein MKLIDKIICEKNIAIAISNLKKNKGSKTPGIDGNTILDIIENKEQIIQKIKVELSVGLYKPSLIKRIEIPKENGKTRPLGIPTIYDRVVQQSIKQILEPILDKKFHANSFGFRPNRSAENAIALNNNLINRGNLYFVVDIDIKSFFDNINHNKLIKQLYKIGIKEAKILKLIKVMLKSNVLLPDGSIIKSIKGTPQGGVLSPLLANVVLNELDWWIHRQWSGKKTQHDYGAQNHKERALKKTKLIEVKLVRYADDFKLFCRSRKNAEIMFSLTKNFLKKRLKLEVSREKSKVINLKKKSSEFLGFRIKAVRNKKKRTART, from the coding sequence ATGAAACTAATAGATAAAATTATATGTGAAAAGAATATAGCAATAGCAATCAGTAATTTAAAGAAAAATAAAGGAAGTAAAACACCAGGTATAGATGGTAATACAATACTAGATATAATTGAAAATAAGGAACAAATAATACAAAAAATTAAGGTAGAATTAAGTGTGGGTTTATATAAACCATCATTAATTAAGCGAATAGAAATTCCAAAAGAAAATGGAAAAACTAGACCATTAGGAATTCCCACAATATATGATAGAGTAGTTCAACAGTCAATAAAACAAATTTTGGAACCAATATTAGATAAGAAATTTCACGCGAATTCATTTGGATTTAGACCGAATCGAAGTGCAGAAAACGCGATAGCTTTAAATAATAATCTAATAAATAGAGGTAATCTATATTTTGTAGTAGATATTGATATTAAAAGTTTCTTTGATAATATAAATCATAATAAGTTAATAAAACAACTCTATAAAATTGGGATAAAAGAAGCTAAAATATTAAAACTAATTAAAGTTATGTTAAAATCTAATGTATTATTACCTGATGGATCAATTATTAAAAGTATAAAAGGAACACCACAGGGAGGAGTGCTATCTCCATTATTAGCTAACGTAGTATTAAATGAGCTGGATTGGTGGATTCATAGACAGTGGAGTGGAAAAAAGACTCAACACGATTATGGAGCACAAAATCACAAAGAGAGAGCTTTGAAAAAAACGAAACTTATTGAAGTAAAACTTGTGCGATATGCTGATGATTTCAAATTATTTTGTAGAAGTAGAAAAAATGCGGAAATAATGTTTTCATTAACTAAAAATTTTCTAAAAAAAAGATTGAAACTAGAGGTTTCGAGAGAAAAATCAAAAGTTATAAATTTGAAGAAGAAATCAAGTGAATTTCTTGGGTTCAGAATAAAAGCAGTCAGAAATAAGAAGAAAAGAACTGCCAGAACTTGA